Part of the Meiothermus sp. CFH 77666 genome is shown below.
GCCCACGCCGGGCTCTTGCAAAACGCAGTCTGGGTGATCACGCCAACCCCCTCGACTAATCCGGAGGCCCTTGCCACCCTGCACAGGCTGGTAGAAAACCTGGGGGCCTATCCACTGGAAATCTCCCCCGAGCTCCACGACCGGCTGGTAGCCCGCATCTCCCATCTGCCTTATCTGCTGGCCGTGGGCTTGAACCGACTGGTGGCCCAGGATCCCCAGCAGGACTTGCTAATGTTTCTGGCCGCCGGGGGCTTCCGCGACCTGACTCGAGTGGCCTCGGGCTCCCCACGCATGAGCCGTGACATGGTGGTGGCTAACAAAGCGGCCCTGCGCGAGGCCATCGAGGATCTGCGGGCGGTGATGCTGGAGCTGGAAAACCTGCTCGAGGCCCCCGAGAACCTGCTCGAGGTGGCCCAGGAAGCCAAACGCACCCGCGACTCACTGCCCATCGTTAAGCGCAGCCTGTTGCCGGTGATGAACGAACTGGTAGTACAGGTTCCCGACAAGCCCGGACAGATTGCCACCGTCTCCACGGCCCTGGGAAACGCCGGGGTCAACATCAAAAACTTCGAGGTGCTGGCCATCCGCGACGAAGGAGGCGCCATCCGGATGGGCTTTGCCACCCCCGACGAGCGTGAGCAGGCCCGGCAAATTCTGGAAAGTATCGGCTACCGAGTGCGTTGAGCCTCGAGGCCCACCATCCTCCAAATTTTCCAGTTCAGCCAAACCACGTAAACCAAAAGAATCGCAAGTATTCCCCAAATAAAAGAACCGAGGCTCTGCACGGTGTTGAGTGCAACCCTGTACGTTTCGTACTGAACGTACCCAAACATTAACAGCATCAAGACGTGAACCCCCGCCAAGCCGTCATCCAAGTATCGCAAAATCCGCTGCTGCTGCTCTGTTTCCAGGCTTAGAAAAGCATTTTTGTTAGGGAGATTGAGGAATGTGTAGTCCGTCATAGCCATGCGAATCAGGGTAAAAGTGGTGGGTATCCCCAAAGTGGCTACAATCGGCAAGATCCAGAAACTCTTCTTAGGCACCCACTGGGTCACGCCCCCGGACAGTCCAAAATGCCCGGGGATGCGATCCGGAAGCAAGGGGTAAAGCAACGCACTCAGGCCCCAAAGCCCTATCAGACCGATAAAAACCAGCCACCATGGGGGAGAGGCTTTCACATTTTTATGATGCCAACTTCCTTGTTGGTTTGTACAGACAGCAACACACCATCCCGATACCCAAAGCCCTGCAGAGGCAGTTGATATCGAATCCGTCTGGATAGAATTTTCTGAGTAGCAATCCTTTAATCCCTCATCCAACGACACCCCAGATGCAGTTATCTACGGCAAAATGCACCTGGACTGCTGGCGGGCTCCTGCAAGGGGAGAAGGAAAGCGTTCAGGTTGATTTGTTATGACCCTGGGCAATGAGCTACTGGCCGTGGGCAGGCACAAACTCGTGAATGACCAGTTCAGCCGGGCAGGCTACCCGTATGGGTGCGGTGGACAAACCCAGGCCCCTCGAGATAAAAGCCGGAACAGGGTCGTCTACCCAGCCCCCGGCAAACTGCTGGCCGTAGAGCGAGGACGTGAAGGTAGGGCCATACCAGGGCAGCACCACCTGTCCCCCATGGGTGTGGCCGCACAGGGTAAGGTCAACCGACTTAGGCACCTGGTACAGATAGTCCGGGTTGTGGCAAATAAGCAAACAAGCTGACGCAGACTGGTGCTTGGCAAGGGCTTTCTCAATATCGGGTTCGCCGTGCCACCAGTCCTCCACGCCTGCCAGATACAGGTCTTCCCGGAGTTGAACACCTTCGTTGTGCAGAAATCGAACGCCCTGTTGATTGAACGCTTCCTCCAGCTCCAGCGGGGGCAGCATGGGCACCCTGGGTGGGCTCGAGCTGGACTTTTTAGAAGTTACCCGCTCCGGGTGCCTGGGCTGGTAGTGGTTATAGCGGTAATCGTGGTTGCCCCAGACCGCCCAGACGCCCAGGGGGGCCTGGAGCTTTCGCAGTTCCGGCAGGATGGGTAGCACCTGGTGTTTTCGCCCGGAGTCGGTCAGGTCGCCGGTAATCACAATCAGGTCGGGTTGCTCCGCCAGGGTGGCCTCCACCCAGCGGCGCACGGAACCCTGGCGAATGAAAAACCCGATATGCAGGTCGGAAAGGTGGGCAACCCGCAAGGGGGCCTGCAAGCCCCTCAAGGGGCGCCGGTAGTGCTGCACGGTGAAGGAATAGCCAAAAATCACTCCGTCATCGTATCGCACTTCTCACAAACGTGGCCGCCCACAAAAACGGGAATGCATCTGGGTCAGACGCAAGTTACCCAAGCTTGGGCCGGGTCGACCCACGAGTGCTTGGGTCTCGAGTTTCCAGGTGGGCACTATGCGTTCCAGGACAAGGCGTTTTTGAAGTCGAGTAGCTCGATAAAACGAAGAGTGCTCCAACCGCCGCCATCAGTCCTCCGGGATGAAGTCAAATACCACCAGTTCGGCAGGTGCGTTGATGCGCAAGGGAAGCACCGTCATGCCCAGCCCCCGCGAGACAAACCCCGCAACCGGGGGCGAGGCGGGGCTGTAGCCGGGGCTGTACCACCCCCCAAGGTAGCTTTGACCATAGTACGAAGGCGTCCAGGGCGCGCCCACACCAGGCAGATAGACCTGACCCCCGTGGGTATGACCGCTCAGAACCAAAGACACCGGTAGACCCTGGTAAAAATCCCAGAAGTCGGGGTTGTGAGCCAGGGCCAGGCTGGCCTTTCCAGCTCGGTAGTCTGCGAGAGAAACCTTGGGGTTGGCTTCCTCTGCCCAGTAGTCGTCTACTCCGCTCAGGTAGAGGTCGTCTCGCACCCATAGGCCCTGGTTGGACAAAACTTCAATTCCCTTTTTGGGCAAACGCTGGCCCAGATAACGCTTAACACTGGGGAGTCCATTGTCGTGGTTACCCCAAATCGAGTAGACCCCCAGTGGCGCACGAAGCCCCCCCAGCGCAGTCAGTAGGTCGTCCAGGTCTGGTGTGGTCGCCTGGTAGATACCTTTGAGCCAGTCCAGGCGCAGGCCCGACTCTATCAGGTCGCCGGTGATGACGATCAGGTCGGGTTTCTCGGCATTGGCCGCCTTCACCCAGGCCCGCACCGATGCAGCATGAACCCAGGGGCCGTAGTGAAGGTCGCTGAGCTGAACAACCCGCAGCGGACGATCCAGACCCCGCAAAACCCGCCGGTAGCGATTGATTTGAAACTGGTAGGCACCACCCACCGCCAGCCCCCCTGCACCCACAACCCCCAGACCAGCCAGGGCCAGCAGGGAAAGCAACCGACGACGGGTCAGCATCGCGCCTCAGTGTACGCCCTGAGAGGGCCCCTGGATGCCCATTTCAAGCAGTTGAAGTCTTTACACGGTCACTCGAGGTTCGCTACCGGATTCAAAAGACACTTTTCAAAACCAAAAACCTCATGGGCCGGGTTGGTTCGTCACGGTTCGGCGACAAACCAGCCATGAAACAACAGGTCTTTCTGGGCGAACCCCTGGCGTTCGTTCCAATCAAAAATCAACCCACAGCGGCCGCTATCGCTTGCTTTTCTTTTTCTCTTCGCGCTCGAGTCTGCGGCGTTCGGCGCGGCTCAAGCCTGAGTAGGCCGAGGCTACCTTTTGCTGGCGCCCCACCGTAAAGGGGTCACGGTTGCCCTGGGAGAGCGTTGCACCGGCCTCAGAGCCGCTGTACTCAACCCCCTGGGCCACAGGTGCCGGAGCGGGCTGCTGGTTGACCTCGACCTGGAGGCGGAACAGGAACTTGGTCACTTCACTCTTGATGCCCGCAATCATCTCGTTGAAGAAGCGGGTACCCTCGAGCTTGTACTCCTGGAAGGGGTCGCGCTGGCCGTAACCGCGCAGGAAGATGCCCTGCTTGAGCACGTCCATGCTGTGCAGGTGTTCTTTCCAGGCGTTATCCACTACCTGCAGGGTCACGAAGCGCTCCACCGCCCGCATCAGGTTGGGGCCTTGCCGGTTGAGCTCGGCCTCGCGGGCTTCATAAGCAGCCCGGGCGGCCTCGACAAGCTTTTCGATGCCCTCCTCGGCCTTCAGCTTGCGCAGGCTGTCGAAGTCGAAGTCCTTGAGGGGCGGAATGTAGTCGACCAGGCTCGAGCGCAAGCCTTCGATGTCCCAGTCGTCGGGGTGTTGCTGGGGGTTGAGGTAGTTGGCGGCGACCCCATCCACGGTGTCCTCCACCATTGCCAAAGCCCCCTCCCGCACAACATCATCGCTACCCAGCAACACATTCCGGCGCTGGGCATAGATCACCTCGCGCTGGCGGGCCATCACCTCGTCGAGGCGCAAGAGCTGCTTGCGGATGTCAAAGTTGCGATCCTCTACACGCTTCTGGGCCCGCTCGATAGAGCGCGTGACCATCTGGTTCTCGATGGGCTCGGAGTCGTCGAAGCCCATCCGGTCAAGCATTCCCACAATGCGCTCGGAGGCGAACAGGCGCATCAGGTCGTCGTCGAAAGAGACATAGAAGCGGCTGCTGCCGGGGTCGCCTTGGCGGCCCGAACGGCCCCGCAACTGGTTATCTATGCGGCGCGACTCGTGGCGCTCGGTGCCGATGATGTGCAGACCCCCCAGCTCCTTGACCCGCACCTCATCAGCGGCGCAGGTATCGCGCAGGCGGCGGATTTCGTCAATCACCGACTGGCGAATGCCGATTTCGGCAGCCAGTTTGAGAGCCTCCTCCTCGGCCCCCTGCACAAGTTTTTTGATGAACAGCTCAATGCGCCACTCAGAGCGGGGCTCGAGGCCCTCCTTCCGCAGCAGGTCGGCTGCCAGGTACTCGGCATTACCCCCCAGCTTGATGTCGGTGCCGCGCCCGGCCATGTTGGTCGA
Proteins encoded:
- a CDS encoding prephenate dehydrogenase/arogenate dehydrogenase family protein, coding for MKPLFGKVGIFGIGLLGGSVALGLRERFLAEEIHAYDPDPGALEDALALQVVDRVHPSLGNWIRELDLGVLAAPMGVLVSEGQKLSQFSAPHTLWTDVGSVKSPVVAALTGVLPNFVGSHPMAGSEKAGVEAAHAGLLQNAVWVITPTPSTNPEALATLHRLVENLGAYPLEISPELHDRLVARISHLPYLLAVGLNRLVAQDPQQDLLMFLAAGGFRDLTRVASGSPRMSRDMVVANKAALREAIEDLRAVMLELENLLEAPENLLEVAQEAKRTRDSLPIVKRSLLPVMNELVVQVPDKPGQIATVSTALGNAGVNIKNFEVLAIRDEGGAIRMGFATPDEREQARQILESIGYRVR
- a CDS encoding DUF1648 domain-containing protein; this encodes MKASPPWWLVFIGLIGLWGLSALLYPLLPDRIPGHFGLSGGVTQWVPKKSFWILPIVATLGIPTTFTLIRMAMTDYTFLNLPNKNAFLSLETEQQQRILRYLDDGLAGVHVLMLLMFGYVQYETYRVALNTVQSLGSFIWGILAILLVYVVWLNWKIWRMVGLEAQRTR
- a CDS encoding metallophosphoesterase; protein product: MIFGYSFTVQHYRRPLRGLQAPLRVAHLSDLHIGFFIRQGSVRRWVEATLAEQPDLIVITGDLTDSGRKHQVLPILPELRKLQAPLGVWAVWGNHDYRYNHYQPRHPERVTSKKSSSSPPRVPMLPPLELEEAFNQQGVRFLHNEGVQLREDLYLAGVEDWWHGEPDIEKALAKHQSASACLLICHNPDYLYQVPKSVDLTLCGHTHGGQVVLPWYGPTFTSSLYGQQFAGGWVDDPVPAFISRGLGLSTAPIRVACPAELVIHEFVPAHGQ
- a CDS encoding metallophosphoesterase, whose translation is MLTRRRLLSLLALAGLGVVGAGGLAVGGAYQFQINRYRRVLRGLDRPLRVVQLSDLHYGPWVHAASVRAWVKAANAEKPDLIVITGDLIESGLRLDWLKGIYQATTPDLDDLLTALGGLRAPLGVYSIWGNHDNGLPSVKRYLGQRLPKKGIEVLSNQGLWVRDDLYLSGVDDYWAEEANPKVSLADYRAGKASLALAHNPDFWDFYQGLPVSLVLSGHTHGGQVYLPGVGAPWTPSYYGQSYLGGWYSPGYSPASPPVAGFVSRGLGMTVLPLRINAPAELVVFDFIPED